The Naumovozyma dairenensis CBS 421 chromosome 1, complete genome genome includes a region encoding these proteins:
- the NDAI0A08350 gene encoding GPI-anchored mannoprotein (similar to Saccharomyces cerevisiae TIR2 (YOR010C)) → MNPNPNIQKLYTRLSILKMYSKIALLLAAAAVASAQTETQVAELNLLLNDVGSNLNDYMTLATTPGSGISLADMPAGVLDIGMALASATDKSYTTLYSEVDFAGVESMITKLPWYSSRLEGPLNSILGKDAATTSSKAAETTTSAAATTSSKAAETTTSAAASSSAKASSSAAASSSAKASSSAAASSSAKASSSAAASSKTTVTTSAKASTSAKASSSAQAISQIDDGQIQATVSQQTENGAAKAVVGMGAGALAAAALLL, encoded by the coding sequence ATGAACCCAAACCCAAACATTCAAAAACTTTACACTCGCTTATCCATACTAAAAATGTACTCCAAGATTGCCCTTTTATTAGCTGCCGCTGCCGTTGCCTCTGCTCAAACCGAAACTCAAGTTGCTGAATTGAACTTGTTATTGAACGATGTCGGTTCCAACTTAAACGACTACATGACCTTGGCTACCACTCCAGGTTCCGGTATCAGTTTAGCTGACATGCCAGCTGGTGTTTTGGACATTGGTATGGCTTTAGCTTCTGCCACTGACAAGTCTTACACTACTTTATACTCTGAAGTTGACTTTGCTGGTGTCGAATCTATGATCACTAAGTTGCCATGGTACTCTTCTAGATTGGAAGGTCCATTAAACTCTATCTTGGGTAAGGACGCTGCCACCACCTCTTCCAAGGCTGCTGAAACCACCACTTCTGCTGCTGCCACCACCTCTTCCAAGGCTGCTGAAACCACCACTTCTGCTGCTGCCTCCTCCTCTGCTAAggcttcttcttctgccgctgcttcttcttctgctAAGGCTTCCTCTTCCGCCGCTGCTTCCTCCTCTGCTAAGGCTTCCTCTTCTGCCGCTGCTTCCTCCAAGACTACTGTCACCACCTCTGCTAAGGCTTCTACTTCTGCTAAGGCTTCCTCTTCTGCTCAAGCTATCTCTCAAATTGATGACGGTCAAATCCAAGCTACTGTTTCTCAACAAACTGAAAACGGTGCTGCCAAGGCTGTTGTCGGTATGGGTGCCGGTGCTTTAGCTGCTGCTGCTTTGTTGTTATAA
- the NDAI0A08360 gene encoding uncharacterized protein (similar to Saccharomyces cerevisiae YOL036W and YIR016W; ancestral locus Anc_7.121), with translation MESPTLQDIIIDYRGNSTITNTTMNTNGSSQMMHLSNVPSSNTPSSSATAVTTLHDIKEEEDTDVDDDEMERVPLHLNDTLDGESNHMLHIAPEDTTEAIMHMNINEMTNGNALDIIRHNEGREPKETNEQHLNEPADIISHRTTSLNSLNDLDNTHDNRNIIINSTNIIQDKNESTEELTLLPPLPNIDGLNIIEDSLSTTPLGENENVIVDTIQDFIDMDINKKRANVNMEQAHASGGQLDHFEDINKHDTDTTELHMSQIIGNDSNTNTSFDLAKALEIPTETASIMTRNRSNSRTDVSVNNQNSPSLSISRKFSNTFISQEQQLTTAATTAIGGQNFIPGHRNQDSVKITKLISPTPSVLRRSISINMSENEPAADLITDTEQQLKHIQNSLLISNSDELLYKPPSLNSNRRSADQQRINEVLKPVTTPLSLNDMKRMALEPPRIDQESTFLNMSNGLNDMLPRDQRTSSVASLISPTTTNNSNNTTKLPLLRRASSAILRRKSMKNLNNSNATTPMTSLYAPPAPQYEITRQRAGSLSGNQPKKNKYQNLRKNGVIPQEPNDFNDYDYTIDAATLSRTSSLGSKVKRSLSRMISSSGTSVKRVVSLSNNNNNNNNNNNNHPHQYGSHKQSPNSTLSSPLSPLDQTGENINLRGDYFQNHSSVTRSNTNADSTSSHYRARLRSSYDESIKKSLPSNNINKNEILVDVDKITDTIPVITLTEGRVASHEIYQSNVECDDLYKQNKEKAETDGLKSMTLKEYISVLINQQRLEDERLAFLENKFLKCGWCSKNDLIMLKKKRVMINKKWADRISFYQNRLD, from the coding sequence ATGGAGAGTCCAACATTACAGGATATAATTATTGATTACAGAGGCAACAGCACTATCACTAATACAACTATGAATACGAATGGTAGTAGCCAAATGATGCATCTTTCAAACGTCCCATCCAGTAATACACCAAGTTCCTCTGCAACTGCAGTCACCACTTTACATGatatcaaagaagaagaagatactgacgttgatgatgatgaaatggaACGTGTCCCATTACATCTTAACGACACTTTAGATGGAGAGTCAAATCATATGCTCCACATAGCACCGGAGGATACAACCGAAGCGATCATGCATATGAATATAAACGAAATGACCAACGGTAATGCGTTGGATATAATACGCCATAATGAAGGACGAGAACCAAAAGAGACAAATGAACAACACCTCAATGAACCCGCTGATATTATTAGTCATAGAACCACATCCTTAAATTCACTAAATGATTTAGATAATACTCATGATAACAGgaacatcatcatcaattcaactaatataatacaagataaaaatgaaagtaCAGAAGAATTAACACTTTTACCGCCATTGCCAAATATAGATGGTTTGAACATTATAGAAGACTCGCTGAGTACAACACCACTTggagaaaatgaaaacgtTATTGTTGATACTATACAGGATTTCATAGATATGGATATCAACAAAAAACGAGCCAATGTCAATATGGAACAAGCGCACGCTTCAGGAGGTCAGTTAGATcattttgaagatattaataaacaTGACACTGATACTACAGAATTACATATGAGCCAAATTATCGGTAATGATAGTAACACAAACACTTCATTCGATTTAGCTAAAGCTTTAGAAATCCCAACTGAGACAGCAAGTATCATGACTAGAAATAGATCAAACTCGAGGACAGATGTAAGTGttaataatcaaaataGTCCAAGTTTATCAATCAGTAGGAAATTTTCAAACACTTTCATTAGTcaagaacaacaattaaCGACAGCAGCAACCACAGCAATTGGAGGACAGAATTTCATACCTGGTCATAGAAATCAGGATTCTGTTAAGATCACCAAACTAATATCACCAACACCTTCTGTTTTAAGAAGGTCGATCTCCATCAACATGTCAGAAAATGAGCCTGCCGCAGACTTGATTACTGACACAGAACAACAATTGAAACATATTCAAAACTCCTTATTGATATCTAACTCCGATGAATTATTGTACAAACCCCCGTCATTAAATTCGAATAGAAGATCCGCTGATCAGCAACGAATCAATGAGGTATTGAAGCCTGTTACAACACCATTGTCCTTAAACGATATGAAAAGGATGGCTTTAGAACCACCAAGAATTGATCAAGAAAGCACGTTCTTAAACATGAGCAATGGACTTAATGACATGCTTCCTCGTGATCAACGCACATCATCTGTTGCATCGCTTATCTCTCCGACAACCACAAATAACAGCAACAATACCACTAAATTACCATTGTTAAGAAGAGCCTCTAGCGCAATATTAAGAAGgaaatcaatgaaaaacTTGAATAATAGTAATGCTACTACTCCCATGACTTCATTATATGCACCTCCTGCTCCACAATACGAAATTACCAGACAAAGAGCAGGCAGTTTATCAGGCAATCAGCCgaaaaaaaacaaatacCAGAACTTGCGCAAAAATGGGGTCATTCCACAGGAACCGaatgatttcaatgattACGATTATACGATTGATGCTGCTACATTATCAAGAACGTCCTCCTTAGGTTCCAAAGTGAAGAGAAGCCTCTCACGAATGATAAGTTCTAGTGGCACCTCAGTTAAACGAGTCGTGTCACTAtcaaacaacaataataataataataataataataataatcatccTCACCAATATGGTAGTCACAAACAATCGCCAAATTCAACTTTGTCGTCGCCGCTATCACCACTAGATCAAACAggagaaaatattaatctAAGGGGtgattattttcaaaatcataGTTCAGTCACGAGATCAAATACGAACGCAGATTCCACTTCATCTCATTATAGAGCAAGACTTCGATCTTCATACGACGAATCTATCAAAAAATCATTGcctagtaataatattaataagaaCGAAATATTGGTTGACGTCGACAAAATAACGGATACCATCCCCGTTATTACTTTGACTGAAGGTCGTGTCGCATCTCatgaaatttatcaatCCAATGTTGAATGTGATGACttatataaacaaaataaagagAAAGCTGAAACTGACGGTTTGAAATCAATGactttgaaagaatatattagtGTTTTAATTAATCAGCAACGcttagaagatgaaagattggcatttttggaaaataaattcttgaagTGCGGTTGGTGTTCAAAAAATGATCTTATTATGcttaagaagaaaagggTCATGATCAATAAGAAGTGGGCTGATAGAATTTCGTTTTACCAAAATAGATTAGATTAA
- the AUS1 gene encoding ATP-binding cassette sterol transporter AUS1 (similar to Saccharomyces cerevisiae AUS1 (YOR011W)): MSIAEYFTPVSDASVTFNGAHIQLDSGSGSGSIDQTDSKQNIIPNLEQLNDLTFQANGGEMVLVLGKPTSSLFKSLFSAKKSLNYSPSGSIQFKANEYKSYASNCPHQIIYNNEQDIHFPFLTVQQTLDFALSCKFNVPVEERVKIRNELLKEFGLSHVLDTVVGNDFVRGVSGGERKRISIIETFIANGSVYLWDNSTKGLDSSTALDFLSILQKMTRATNSVNLVKISQASDKIVSKFDKILMLTDSYQIFYGTVDECLTYFHDTLGIPKNPNDCIIEYLTSILNLQFHENKSVDSGAQRLNTISRSLSNISVDSDLKDKMISTEVKDLNLDVDNIRTETDLYHLWIKSPYYRHWKNQVSQNPQNSDLNSDDITQRFNISLTKQIMFLIERAFQRSLGDKIYLIAQTISVIIQSLVIGSLFYDTPLNTIGSYSRGSLTFFSILFFTFLSLAEMPAGFQRQPVVSKQAKLHFYYFWVETLATTVFEYLFKLILVFIFSILLYFLAHLQYNAARFFIFLLFLALYNFAMVSLFSLTTMLAPTLSIANLFAGILLLAIAMYASYVIYLHDMHPWFVWIAYLNPARYAMESILANELYNLKLDCADSIVPRGPAYSSIDVSKRACAWRGATLGNDYVRGRDYLAQGLDYSYSHVWRNFGIIIAFLVFFLFCSLVASQYIKPKFNKENTEVWSNIIYRYLPFSRVSKTNARSPTSNHGSSIEMKKVVSLATSIDSSTDTIVQNSESNENGEVVMEAVQSQKHIISWRNINYTVNGDKQLINNVSGYISSGLTALMGESGAGKTTLLNVLSQRVESGVVTGELLIDGKPLTNEDAFKRSIGFVQQQDLHLDLLTVKESLEISCVLRGDGDTAYLATISDLLKLPPNSLVADLSPTEKKLLSIGVELVTKPSLLLFLDEPTSGLDSEAALTIVKFLKKLSQQGQAIFCTIHQPSKSVISYFDNVFLLKRGGESVFFGPTTEACNYFTSRDDTLTFDPEYDNPADFIIDVVGNNENKNPDEHGDLKRTTNWAELWENSDEKRGIENRLQVLEQDALAENIDYTTSVWAQPSYWYQLMTIVKRQYICTKRDKTYVAAKFLLNGGAGLFIGFSFWDIKKSLGGLQDCIFFCFMALCVSSPLINQVQDKALKSKEVFVAREARSNTYHWSILLLAQTIIELPLAITSSTVFFFCAYFCCKFDNSPHIAGVFYLNYIVFSAYYSSFGLWLIYTAPNLQTAAVFVAFFYSFTASFCGVMQPYGMFPGFWKFMYRVSPYTYFIDTFVSLVLHDREVVCENMELIPGQPPSGQNCGQFMAPYMAEYGGYLKNPNTFTVCGFCTYTVGDDFLAVENMSYDNRWRNFGIECAFVAFNIIAMFIGYYMTYVSKVWPKVFKVVRMIVPNGKRLKKVSNDSK, from the coding sequence ATGTCCATCGCAGAATACTTTACACCTGTGTCTGATGCATCGGTTACATTTAACGGTGCTCATATTCAGTTGGACTCTGGATCTGGATCTGGATCAATTGATCAGACAGATAGCAAGcaaaatatcattccaaatttagaacaattaaatgatCTTACCTTCCAAGCCAATGGTGGTGAAATGGTATTAGTACTAGGGAAGCCaacttcttctcttttcaaatcattatttaGTGCCAagaaatctttaaattattCACCTTCTGGGTCTATTCAATTCAAAGCAAATGAATATAAGAGTTACGCTTCAAATTGTCCTCATCAAATCATTTATAATAACGAACAAGATATTCATTTCCCATTCTTAACTGTTCAACAGACTTTAGATTTTGCTTTAAGTTGTAAATTTAATGTTCCTGTCGAAGAACGTGTGAAAATTAGAAACGAACTGTTAAAGGAATTTGGGTTATCTCATGTTCTAGATACAGTTGTCGGTAACGATTTCGTTCGTGGTGTTTCTGGTGGTGAACGTAAACGTATTTCCATTATTGAAACTTTTATCGCTAATGGTTCTGTATATCTATGGGATAATTCTACAAAGGGTTTAGATTCTTCAACTGCTTTGGATTTCTTATCCATTCTACAAAAAATGACAAGAGCTACAAATTCTGTTAATTTAGTTAAAATTTCGCAAGCAAGTGATAAGATTGTTAGTAAATTCGATAAAATTCTGATGTTGACTGATTCTTACCAAATCTTTTATGGTACAGTTGACGAATGTTTAACTTATTTCCATGATACATTGGGTATACCTAAGAATCCAAATGATTGTATCATTGAATATCTTACTTCAATTTTGAACTTGCAATTCcatgaaaataaatctgtTGACTCAGGTGCTCAAAGATTAAACACTATCAGTCGTTCCCTTTCAAACATTTCTGTCGATAGTGACTTGAAAGATAAAATGATTTCTACAGAGGTcaaagatttgaatttagatGTAGATAATATTAGAACAGAAACTGACTTATATCATTTATGGATAAAATCACCATATTATCGCCATTGGAAAAATCAAGTTTCGCAAAATCCTCAAAATTCAGATTTAAACAGTGACGATATTACCCAAAGATTTAACATTTCATTAACTAAACAAATCATGTTCTTAATAGAAAGAGCTTTCCAAAGAAGTTTGGGTGATaagatatatttaattgCTCAAACTATTTCTGTTATCATTCAGTCTTTAGTCATTGGGTCCCTTTTCTACGATACTCCATTAAATACAATTGGTTCATATTCAAGAGGTTCTTTAACCTTCTTTTccattcttttcttcacGTTCTTATCGTTAGCTGAAATGCCGGCTGGGTTCCAAAGACAACCTGTCGTTAGTAAACAAGCAAAACTGCATTTCTACTATTTTTGGGTTGAAACATTAGCTACGACTGTATTTGAGTATTTGTTCAAATTGATCTTAgtcttcattttcagtatcttattatatttcttagCTCATTTACAATATAATGCTGCtagattttttattttcctACTATTTTTGGCCCTTTACAATTTCGCAATGGTCTCATTATTCTCATTAACCACTATGTTAGCTCCTACTTTATCAATTGCAAATTTGTTTGCCggtattttattattagctATCGCAATGTATGCTTCCTACgttatttatttacatgATATGCATCCATGGTTTGTCTGGATCGCCTATTTAAATCCAGCTAGATACGCAATGGAATCCATTCTTGCTAATGAATTATAcaatttaaaattagatTGTGCTGATTCAATTGTACCAAGAGGTCCCgcatattcttcaattgatgTTTCAAAAAGAGCATGTGCATGGAGAGGTGCTACTTTAGGTAATGATTATGTTAGAGGTAGAGATTACTTGGCTCAAGGTTTAGATTATAGTTATAGCCATGTTTGGAGAAATTTTGGTATCATCATTGCTTTCTTAGTTTTCTTCCTATTCTGTTCTTTGGTTGCGTCACAATATATTAAACCAAAGTTTAACAAGGAAAATACTGAAGTTTGGAGCAACATTATTTATCGTTATTTACCATTTTCAAGGGTTAGTAAGACAAATGCTCGTTCTCCTACTTCTAACCATGGTTCATCTATTGAAATGAAGAAAGTCGTTTCTCTTGCTACATCGATAGATTCATCGACTGACACGATTGTTCAAAATTCTGAATCTAACGAGAATGGCGAGGTTGTCATGGAAGCTGTTCAATCTCAAAAACATATTATTTCATGGAGGAATATAAATTACACTGTTAATGGCGACAAGCAATTGATCAATAACGTTTCTGGTTATATTAGTTCTGGTTTAACTGCCTTAATGGGTGAATCAGGTGCCGGTAAGACTACTTTATTAAACGTTTTATCCCAAAGAGTCGAGTCTGGAGTTGTTACAggtgaattattaattgatggTAAACCATTAACAAATGAAGATGCTTTTAAGAGAAGTATTGGATTCGTCCAACAACAAGATTTACATTTGGATTTATTAACGGTCAAAGAATCATTAGAAATTTCATGTGTTTTAAGAGGTGATGGTGACACAGCTTACTTAGCAACTATATcagatttattgaaattaccACCAAATTCCTTGGTAGCCGATTTATCTCCAactgaaaagaaattattatctattGGTGTCGAATTAGTCACAAaaccatcattattattgtttttagATGAACCTACTTCTGGTCTGGATTCTGAGGCTGCTTTAACAATTGTCAAGTTCTTAAAGAAACTTTCTCAACAAGGTCAAGCTATTTTCTGTACCATCCATCAACCAAGTAAGAGTGTTATTAGTTATTTCGACAACGTCTTCTTGTTAAAGCGTGGTGGTGAAAGTGTTTTCTTTGGTCCAACTACTGAAGCTTGTAATTATTTTACTTCAAGAGATGACACTTTAACATTTGATCCAGAATATGATAATCCAGCtgatttcattattgatgttgttggtaacaatgaaaataaaaatccAGATGAACATGGTGACTTGAAGAGGACAACTAATTGGGCAGAACTTTGGGAAAATTCAGATGAAAAACGAGGTATCGAAAATAGACTCCAAGTTCTAGAACAAGATGCCTTAGctgaaaatattgattatACTACCTCTGTTTGGGCTCAGCCAAGCTATTGGTACCAATTGATGACTATTGTTAAGAGACAATATATTTGTACTAAAAGAGATAAAACTTACGTTGCAGCTAAATTCTTATTGAACGGTGGTGCCGGTTTATTTATTGGGTTTTCTTTCTGGGATATTAAGAAGAGTTTAGGTGGTTTACAAGATTGtatcttcttttgtttcatGGCTCTTTGTGTTTCTTCTCCGTTGATTAATCAAGTTCAAGACAAAGCTTTGAAGTCTAAAGAGGTTTTTGTTGCTAGAGAGGCAAGATCCAACACATATCATTGGTCTATTCTTTTGTTGGCTCAAACTATCATCGAACTACCTTTAGCCATTACAAGTTCTACTGTGTTCTTTTTCTGTGCTTATTTCTGTTGTAAATTCGATAATTCACCTCATATTGCTGGTGTCTTCTATTTGAATTACATTGTCTTTTCTGCATATTATTCTAGTTTTGGTTTATGGTTAATCTATACTGCGCCAAATTTGCAAACTGCTGCTGTTTTCGTTGCTTTCTTCTATAGTTTTACAGCTTCTTTTTGTGGTGTCATGCAACCCTATGGTATGTTCCCAGGCTTTTGGAAGTTCATGTACAGAGTATCACCTTACACTTACTTCATTGATACTTTTGTTAGTTTAGTTTTACATGATAGAGAAGTCGTCTGTGAAAATATGGAATTAATTCCTGGTCAACCACCATCCGGTCAAAATTGTGGTCAATTCATGGCTCCTTATATGGCTGAATATGGTGGATACTTAAAAAATCCAAACACATTTACTGTTTGCGGTTTTTGTACATATACTGTTGGTGATGATTTCCTAGCGGTAGAAAACATGAGTTATGACAATAGGTGGAGAAATTTCGGTATCGAATGTGCCTTTGTAGCATTTAATATCATTGCTATGTTTATTGGTTACTATATGACTTACGTTAGCAAAGTTTGGCCAAAAGTCTTCAAAGTTGTTCGTATGATTGTACCAAACGGTAAAAGGCTAAAGAAGGTTTCAAATGATTctaaataa
- the MIM1 gene encoding Mim1p (similar to Saccharomyces cerevisiae MIM1 (YOL026C); ancestral locus Anc_7.119), protein MTSDLLDVNDSLYTADTSFDDQEYHEAQTDFIIPKHTEMINSDNEEYDADADRSVSDDEEKNNSSNNETINAILNINLNPKFMKLISFAGSCSINLVLPFVNGLMLGFGELFAHELSWKFNWFGGRSHPNGFRIYPESRKFKAQEEKQSSFL, encoded by the coding sequence ATGACAAGTGATTTATTAGACGtaaatgattcattatACACAGCGGATACATCCTTCGATGACCAAGAATATCACGAAGCACAAACAGATTTTATCATACCTAAACACACagaaatgataaattcagataatgaagaatatgatgCTGATGCTGATCGTAGTGTTAGTGATGACGaggagaaaaataatagtagtaataatgaaacaattaatGCAATCCTTAATATTAACTTGAATCCGAAAtttatgaaattaatttcatttgcTGGGTCTTGTTCGATCAATTTGGTTTTGCCATTCGTGAATGGGTTAATGTTGGGTTTTGGTGAGTTATTCGCACATGAGTTGAGTTGGAAGTTTAATTGGTTTGGTGGAAGATCTCATCCTAATGGATTTAGAATATATCCGGAAAgtagaaaatttaaagCACAAGAGGAAAAACAATCTAGTTTCTTATAG